Proteins encoded together in one Corynebacterium liangguodongii window:
- a CDS encoding Rv2175c family DNA-binding protein encodes MRGQHEGKVAGVSTPNSNFDTDLDTLLADEQLMTLPDVAHYLGVPVTKVHDLIGAHKLLVYRKDKVKYVPELLLGEDGELSKFVGGAIMVLHDGGYSEDEILHYLFTEDDSLPGRPIDALHGHGAREVIRRAQAMAF; translated from the coding sequence ATGCGGGGCCAACACGAAGGTAAGGTAGCGGGTGTGAGTACGCCGAATAGCAACTTCGATACAGACCTCGACACCCTTCTTGCCGACGAGCAGCTGATGACGCTGCCGGACGTCGCTCACTACCTCGGGGTGCCGGTGACCAAGGTGCACGATCTCATCGGCGCACACAAGCTCCTGGTCTACCGCAAGGACAAGGTCAAATACGTCCCCGAGCTCCTGCTGGGCGAAGACGGAGAGCTCTCCAAGTTCGTCGGCGGCGCGATCATGGTGCTGCACGACGGCGGCTATAGCGAAGACGAAATCCTGCACTACCTGTTCACCGAGGACGACTCGCTGCCGGGCCGGCCCATCGACGCCCTGCACGGGCACGGGGCGCGCGAGGTGATCAGGCGCGCTCAGGCGATGGCGTTCTAG
- a CDS encoding protein kinase domain-containing protein, whose product MTETELGAGEFLDNRYVIDRPIARGGMSTVYRCVDTRLGRAVAAKVMDARYVHDRVFLDRFEREARAMAQLSHPNLVGVYDFSHDEDEGLVFLIMELITGGTLRELLAERGPMPPHAASAVMRATLTGLSVAHRKSLVHRDIKPDNILISADHTVKLADFGLVRAAAADARHTTDQIVGTVSYLSPEQVDGSPITQASDVYSAGIVLFELLTGTVPFAGETPLAHAYARLSRDVPRASSRIAGVPKLFDELVATATARDPRDRFVDAAEFLAALVDVTAELGLTDYVVPLPANSAANRAAAQPTSLTALTALTAARPPAAAAPQPREAEHVLDQRLFPQPAAGSTKIVAPPPVAVRPPAPTPVSNRGPGGLIAFCVAAALTIALVALGAWWFGSGMYGQLPALLA is encoded by the coding sequence ATGACTGAGACTGAACTCGGCGCAGGCGAGTTCCTGGACAACAGGTACGTGATCGATCGCCCGATCGCCCGCGGCGGCATGTCTACGGTCTACCGCTGTGTCGATACCCGCCTCGGGCGCGCGGTGGCGGCCAAGGTCATGGACGCCCGCTACGTGCACGATCGGGTCTTCCTCGACCGCTTCGAGCGCGAGGCGCGGGCGATGGCGCAGCTGAGCCACCCAAACCTCGTGGGCGTCTACGATTTCTCCCACGACGAGGACGAAGGCCTCGTCTTCCTCATCATGGAGCTCATCACGGGCGGCACCTTGCGCGAGCTCCTCGCAGAGCGCGGCCCCATGCCCCCGCACGCCGCCTCGGCGGTCATGCGCGCGACGCTCACCGGGTTGTCCGTCGCGCACCGCAAGTCGCTGGTGCACCGCGACATTAAGCCGGACAACATCTTGATCAGCGCGGACCACACGGTCAAGCTGGCGGATTTCGGTCTCGTTCGAGCAGCCGCGGCGGATGCGCGCCACACGACGGATCAGATCGTGGGCACGGTGAGCTACCTCTCCCCGGAGCAGGTGGACGGAAGCCCGATTACCCAGGCCTCGGACGTCTATTCCGCTGGGATCGTGCTCTTCGAGCTGCTGACGGGCACGGTGCCGTTTGCGGGTGAGACGCCGCTGGCTCACGCCTATGCGCGGCTGAGCCGGGACGTGCCGAGGGCGTCGTCACGCATCGCGGGCGTGCCCAAGCTTTTCGACGAGCTGGTGGCCACCGCCACCGCCAGGGATCCGCGCGACCGCTTCGTCGACGCCGCGGAGTTCCTCGCCGCCCTCGTCGATGTCACCGCTGAGCTCGGCCTTACCGACTACGTCGTCCCGCTGCCCGCGAACTCGGCTGCCAACCGGGCGGCCGCCCAGCCGACATCGCTCACGGCGCTCACGGCACTCACCGCCGCCCGGCCCCCCGCGGCCGCGGCCCCGCAGCCTCGAGAGGCCGAGCATGTGCTCGACCAGCGCCTGTTCCCGCAGCCGGCGGCTGGGAGCACGAAGATCGTCGCGCCTCCGCCGGTGGCCGTGCGCCCGCCCGCGCCGACGCCGGTGAGCAACCGCGGACCCGGCGGGCTCATCGCGTTTTGCGTGGCCGCGGCGCTTACCATCGCGCTCGTCGCCCTAGGCGCGTGGTGGTTCGGCTCCGGGATGTACGGGCAGCTCCCGGCGCTGCTGGCCTAG
- a CDS encoding class II 3-deoxy-7-phosphoheptulonate synthase has protein sequence MSWTIDIPKDVLPDLPPLPGDLNERFQDVIARDAKQQPSWDAAEAQYVRKILESVPPIVLAAEIETLKKQLADVALGKAFLLQGGDCAETFESNTEPHIRANVRTLLQMAAVLTYGASMPVVKLGRIAGQYAKPRSQDLDGNGLPNYRGDIVNGVEPTAEARRHDPARMVRAYANASAAMNLVRALTTSGTADLHHIHDWNRQFVAASPAGARYEALAREISRSLAFMSACGVNDEQLRTSEIFASHEALLVDYERAMLRLAEDSHGETKLYDLSAHQLWIGERTRGIEDFHVNFAALINNPVGLKLGPKVTPEEAVAYADKLDPEREPGRLTMVIRMGHDNVRKVLPGIVKAVEASGHKVVWQSDPMHGNTFTASNGYKTRHFDKIIDEAQGFFEVHRELGTHPGGIHIELTGENVTECLGGAQDITDVDLPGRYESACDPRLNTEQALELAFLVAEMLRY, from the coding sequence GTGAGTTGGACTATCGACATCCCCAAAGACGTTCTGCCGGACCTCCCCCCGCTTCCTGGGGACCTTAACGAGAGGTTCCAGGACGTCATTGCCCGCGATGCAAAACAGCAGCCGTCCTGGGACGCGGCCGAGGCGCAGTACGTGCGCAAGATCCTCGAATCGGTCCCGCCCATCGTGCTTGCCGCCGAGATTGAGACGTTAAAGAAGCAGCTCGCAGATGTCGCCTTGGGCAAGGCGTTCCTCTTGCAGGGCGGCGATTGCGCGGAGACCTTTGAGTCCAACACCGAGCCGCACATCCGCGCTAACGTGCGCACGTTGCTGCAGATGGCGGCGGTGCTGACCTACGGCGCTTCCATGCCCGTAGTCAAGCTTGGCCGCATCGCCGGGCAGTACGCCAAGCCGCGCTCGCAGGACCTCGACGGCAACGGTCTGCCGAACTACCGCGGCGACATCGTCAACGGAGTTGAGCCCACCGCCGAGGCGCGCCGGCACGACCCCGCCCGCATGGTGCGTGCCTACGCCAACGCGTCTGCCGCGATGAACCTCGTGCGCGCGCTGACGACCTCCGGCACCGCTGATTTGCACCACATCCACGACTGGAACCGGCAGTTCGTCGCTGCCTCTCCCGCGGGCGCGCGCTACGAGGCTCTTGCTCGCGAGATCTCTCGGTCGCTGGCCTTCATGAGCGCCTGCGGCGTCAACGACGAGCAACTGCGCACCAGCGAGATCTTTGCCTCCCACGAGGCGCTGCTGGTGGACTACGAGCGTGCCATGCTCCGCCTCGCGGAGGACTCGCACGGCGAGACGAAGCTCTACGACCTCTCCGCCCACCAACTCTGGATCGGGGAGCGCACCCGCGGCATCGAGGACTTCCACGTCAACTTCGCCGCCTTGATCAACAACCCCGTCGGCCTTAAGCTCGGGCCCAAGGTTACCCCGGAAGAGGCCGTTGCCTACGCCGACAAGCTCGACCCGGAGCGCGAACCGGGCCGCCTCACCATGGTTATCCGCATGGGCCACGACAACGTGCGCAAGGTGCTGCCCGGAATTGTCAAGGCCGTGGAGGCCTCCGGCCACAAGGTCGTGTGGCAGTCGGACCCGATGCACGGAAACACCTTTACCGCGTCGAATGGGTACAAGACCCGCCACTTTGACAAGATCATCGACGAGGCCCAGGGCTTCTTCGAGGTCCACCGTGAGCTGGGCACCCACCCGGGCGGCATCCACATCGAGCTCACCGGCGAAAACGTCACGGAGTGCCTCGGCGGCGCGCAAGACATCACCGATGTCGACCTGCCGGGCCGCTACGAGTCCGCCTGCGACCCCCGCCTCAACACCGAGCAGGCACTCGAGCTGGCCTTCCTCGTCGCGGAGATGCTGCGCTACTAG
- a CDS encoding polyadenylate-specific 3'-exoribonuclease AS encodes MRYFYDTEFLEDGVTIELVSIGIVTEDGREYYAVSTEFDPAKANRWVRENVLDKLPSPSAPQWRRKDVIRGGVFDFLTHGDSRPELWAWVGAYDHVVLAQLWGDMSELPRELPRYTRELKQYWEMAGRPKLPDLPSGNHDALVDARHNLAKFKACQAALPLDPGGRVSTC; translated from the coding sequence GTGCGCTACTTCTACGACACGGAATTCCTCGAGGATGGGGTCACCATCGAGTTAGTCTCTATCGGGATCGTGACTGAGGACGGGCGCGAGTACTACGCCGTGTCCACGGAGTTCGACCCGGCGAAGGCGAACCGGTGGGTGCGCGAGAACGTGCTGGATAAGCTGCCGAGCCCGTCCGCCCCACAATGGCGGCGCAAGGACGTCATCCGCGGTGGGGTGTTCGACTTTCTCACCCACGGCGATTCCCGGCCCGAGCTGTGGGCGTGGGTGGGAGCCTACGACCACGTCGTGCTCGCGCAGCTCTGGGGCGATATGTCGGAGCTGCCGCGCGAGCTGCCGCGCTACACCCGAGAGCTCAAGCAGTACTGGGAGATGGCAGGCCGCCCGAAGCTGCCCGATCTGCCGAGCGGTAACCACGATGCGCTTGTCGACGCCCGCCATAACCTCGCGAAGTTCAAAGCCTGCCAGGCCGCCTTGCCGCTCGACCCCGGCGGCCGCGTGTCCACATGTTGA
- a CDS encoding lysophospholipid acyltransferase family protein, whose product MHKWYEVYRATLGVFLLVWNRPTIHGRRNIPRNGAAILASNHQAVLDSFFLPLMLWRHLTFPAKKEYFTSPGIGGRLQKFFFTSVGQIPVDRSSAGAADDLQRAAKEVFDDGRLLGIYPEGTRSPDGRLYKGKTGMARLAMTNNVDVIPVAMINTRKANPIGTFFPRPRHVSMRIGEPINPHAWAREHGFDPDSREVMRPFTDYVMHRIQELSGYPYVDAYAADVKRSLEAGLGYPEGTEPTEPTGPTGPEAR is encoded by the coding sequence ATGCACAAGTGGTACGAGGTCTATAGAGCCACCCTCGGCGTGTTTCTGCTCGTGTGGAACCGCCCGACTATCCATGGGCGGCGCAACATCCCGCGCAATGGGGCGGCGATCTTGGCCTCGAACCATCAGGCTGTGCTCGATTCCTTCTTCCTGCCGCTCATGCTGTGGCGTCATCTCACCTTTCCCGCGAAGAAGGAGTACTTCACCTCGCCGGGGATTGGCGGGCGGCTGCAGAAGTTCTTCTTCACCTCGGTGGGGCAGATCCCGGTCGATCGCAGCTCCGCGGGGGCCGCGGACGATTTGCAGCGCGCCGCGAAGGAGGTCTTCGACGACGGCAGGCTGCTCGGCATCTACCCGGAGGGCACGCGCTCGCCTGACGGCAGGCTCTATAAGGGGAAGACGGGCATGGCGCGCCTGGCGATGACGAACAACGTCGACGTCATCCCGGTGGCGATGATAAACACCCGCAAAGCCAACCCGATTGGCACGTTTTTCCCCCGCCCGCGCCACGTGAGCATGCGCATTGGGGAGCCGATCAACCCGCACGCGTGGGCCCGCGAACACGGGTTCGATCCGGATTCGCGCGAGGTGATGCGCCCGTTTACGGACTACGTGATGCACCGCATCCAGGAGCTCTCGGGCTACCCCTACGTCGACGCGTACGCGGCGGACGTGAAGCGCTCGCTCGAGGCCGGCCTGGGCTACCCCGAGGGGACCGAGCCGACCGAGCCGACCGGACCGACCGGGCCGGAGGCGCGCTAA
- a CDS encoding ROK family protein encodes MDPAIAPLAVGFDIGGTNTRAGVVTGYGDIIDSRSTPTPEDVGELTAAITGLVADLRRDHDIATVGVALAGFLDPACEKVRFAPHLPWRNDAPVKALLESAIGLPVRLEHDANAAAWGEYCFGSAKDAETWVFFAVGTGIGATLMHRGEIYRGSFGTAPEFGHLTVVPGGRVCSCGKHGCLERYASGTALVDTAIEVAGAGGYRGCGLYRAVVDKRASGHDVMAAARSGDALGVAAVDMFADWLGKGLSIVADVLDPKLIVLGGGVSNDADLFLPRARETMSREVVGAGYRPLPEVVCAECGPEAGMLGVADLARELVAGV; translated from the coding sequence ATGGATCCCGCCATTGCGCCGCTCGCCGTCGGTTTCGACATCGGCGGTACCAACACCCGCGCGGGTGTTGTCACCGGCTACGGGGACATCATCGATTCCCGCTCGACGCCCACCCCCGAGGACGTCGGCGAGCTCACCGCGGCGATCACCGGCCTGGTGGCCGACCTGCGGCGTGACCACGACATCGCCACCGTCGGGGTGGCACTCGCCGGCTTTCTCGACCCGGCGTGCGAGAAGGTGCGCTTCGCCCCGCACCTGCCGTGGCGTAACGACGCCCCAGTCAAAGCGTTGCTCGAATCCGCCATCGGGCTGCCGGTGAGGCTCGAGCACGACGCGAACGCCGCGGCGTGGGGCGAGTATTGCTTCGGCTCGGCGAAGGACGCGGAGACGTGGGTGTTTTTCGCCGTGGGCACCGGGATCGGGGCGACGCTCATGCACCGCGGCGAGATCTACCGCGGGTCCTTCGGCACCGCGCCCGAGTTCGGGCACCTCACGGTCGTGCCCGGGGGGCGGGTGTGCTCGTGCGGCAAGCACGGTTGCCTGGAGCGCTACGCCTCGGGCACCGCGTTGGTCGATACCGCGATCGAGGTCGCCGGCGCGGGTGGGTATAGGGGCTGCGGGTTGTACCGGGCTGTCGTCGACAAGCGTGCGAGCGGGCACGACGTCATGGCGGCCGCTCGCAGCGGCGATGCGTTAGGGGTTGCGGCCGTCGATATGTTTGCCGACTGGCTAGGCAAGGGCCTCTCTATCGTTGCCGACGTGCTCGATCCCAAGCTCATCGTGCTCGGCGGGGGAGTGAGCAACGACGCCGACCTGTTTTTGCCGCGTGCGCGCGAGACGATGTCGCGGGAGGTCGTGGGAGCCGGCTACCGGCCGCTGCCGGAGGTCGTGTGCGCCGAGTGCGGCCCGGAAGCGGGTATGCTCGGTGTGGCCGATTTGGCGCGGGAACTGGTCGCAGGCGTGTGA
- a CDS encoding glycosyltransferase family 4 protein, giving the protein MPTLLVTNDFPPTVGGIQSYLRDFSDQLARIAGADELVVFASTQDAEAAREFDASVGYTVIRWPRRVMLPTPATARTMREIIARYGVETVWFGAAAPLALMAPAARAAGARRVVASTHGHEVGWAMLPVARQALGVIGRGADAITYVSRYTLGRCRGALGASGAEPEFAALPSGVDTGFFRPASQERAAETRRRFGLGAGPLIVCASRLVARKGQDVLIDALPAVTRAIPGARLVIVGSGPYERSLRRRARGSAGAVLFTGAVGREDLRDIIAAADVFAMPARTRGGGLDVEGLGIVYLEAAACGVPVVAGRSGGAPETVGPGTGVVVNGRDRGEVAAVLIELLGDPSRRREMGRAGRAFVQEAFSWEVLGRRLYDLVRAPDCPAD; this is encoded by the coding sequence ATGCCGACGCTCCTGGTCACCAACGACTTCCCGCCCACCGTGGGCGGGATCCAGTCCTACCTGCGCGATTTTTCCGACCAGCTCGCCCGCATCGCCGGCGCGGACGAGCTGGTCGTCTTCGCCTCGACGCAGGATGCGGAGGCGGCGCGCGAGTTCGACGCGAGCGTGGGCTACACCGTCATCCGCTGGCCGCGCCGCGTCATGCTGCCGACCCCGGCGACCGCGCGCACGATGCGCGAGATCATAGCGCGCTACGGGGTGGAGACTGTCTGGTTCGGGGCGGCAGCCCCGCTGGCGCTGATGGCTCCCGCGGCGCGGGCGGCAGGGGCGCGGCGCGTGGTGGCCTCCACCCACGGACACGAGGTGGGCTGGGCGATGCTCCCCGTCGCGCGCCAGGCGCTGGGTGTCATCGGGCGGGGCGCGGACGCGATCACCTACGTCTCCCGCTACACGCTTGGCCGGTGCCGCGGGGCGCTGGGAGCCTCCGGCGCGGAACCGGAGTTTGCGGCTCTGCCGTCTGGGGTGGATACCGGCTTTTTCCGTCCCGCCTCGCAAGAGCGCGCCGCCGAGACGAGGAGGCGCTTCGGGCTCGGTGCCGGCCCTCTCATCGTGTGCGCCTCGCGGCTGGTGGCGCGAAAGGGCCAGGACGTGCTTATCGACGCCTTGCCGGCCGTCACCCGCGCCATCCCGGGCGCCCGGTTAGTCATCGTCGGCTCGGGGCCATACGAGCGCTCCCTGCGCAGGCGCGCGAGGGGCAGCGCCGGCGCGGTGCTCTTCACAGGCGCCGTCGGGCGCGAGGACCTGCGCGATATCATCGCCGCCGCGGACGTCTTTGCCATGCCGGCGCGCACCCGCGGCGGCGGGCTCGACGTCGAGGGCCTAGGCATCGTCTACCTCGAGGCCGCCGCGTGCGGCGTGCCCGTGGTGGCGGGGCGCTCGGGCGGCGCGCCCGAGACGGTGGGGCCCGGCACCGGCGTGGTGGTCAACGGCCGCGACCGCGGCGAGGTGGCGGCCGTGCTCATCGAGCTGCTCGGTGATCCCTCGCGCCGCCGCGAGATGGGGCGCGCCGGGAGGGCGTTCGTGCAGGAGGCGTTTAGCTGGGAGGTGCTCGGGCGCAGGCTTTACGACCTTGTGCGCGCTCCCGATTGTCCTGCAGATTAA
- a CDS encoding C40 family peptidase, whose protein sequence is MGRHASTPRSGAGRTTVSVAAIAAVAASSWAAIPARADDVDALIKELAATSDEATAKMEEIKALEVEIDQAQADLEKSVRDVEVAQSKAAAARDVRNAQQGAVNDVATSTYRTMQVDSVVNTLGSQTPQEIIDKTTYLGSIARKRQEELDVLKLASRDAIDAARAADVAKAAAQYKRGKLEAQRARLEEERTAIEGRIKDVEAKVDALSPEARLAWMNQGNPVPADLLDPSAFAGGIVGAAMGQLGKPYGWGASGPDAFDCSGLMVWAYSQNGKSIPRTSQAQLAGGTPVPLNQLQPGDIVGYYPGVTHVGMYIGNGQVVHASDYGIPVQVVPLNSMPIQGAVRY, encoded by the coding sequence GTGGGACGACACGCTTCTACGCCGCGCTCCGGTGCAGGCCGCACGACTGTCTCTGTTGCCGCGATCGCCGCGGTAGCCGCGAGCTCGTGGGCGGCCATCCCCGCCCGGGCCGACGACGTCGATGCCCTCATCAAGGAGCTGGCCGCAACCTCCGATGAGGCGACGGCGAAGATGGAGGAGATCAAGGCACTCGAGGTCGAGATCGACCAGGCACAGGCGGACCTCGAAAAGAGCGTGCGTGACGTGGAAGTGGCGCAGTCCAAAGCCGCCGCCGCGCGCGACGTGCGTAACGCGCAGCAGGGCGCGGTCAACGACGTGGCAACCTCGACGTACCGCACCATGCAGGTCGATAGCGTCGTGAACACGCTGGGCTCGCAGACCCCGCAAGAGATCATCGACAAGACCACCTACCTCGGTTCGATCGCGCGCAAGCGCCAAGAGGAGCTCGATGTCCTCAAGCTTGCCTCGCGCGACGCCATCGATGCGGCCCGCGCCGCGGACGTGGCCAAGGCGGCGGCGCAGTACAAGCGGGGCAAGCTCGAGGCGCAGCGCGCAAGGCTCGAAGAGGAGCGCACGGCGATCGAGGGCCGGATCAAAGACGTTGAGGCGAAGGTCGACGCGCTCTCGCCCGAGGCGCGGCTCGCGTGGATGAACCAGGGCAACCCGGTGCCCGCCGATCTGCTCGATCCCAGCGCGTTTGCCGGCGGCATCGTCGGCGCCGCCATGGGGCAGCTGGGCAAGCCCTACGGCTGGGGTGCTTCCGGGCCCGATGCGTTCGACTGCTCGGGTCTGATGGTGTGGGCGTATTCCCAAAACGGCAAGTCGATTCCGCGCACCTCTCAGGCTCAGCTCGCCGGGGGCACGCCGGTGCCGCTCAACCAGCTACAACCGGGCGATATCGTCGGCTACTACCCGGGCGTGACGCACGTGGGCATGTACATCGGCAACGGCCAGGTTGTCCACGCCTCCGACTACGGCATCCCCGTCCAGGTCGTGCCGCTGAACTCCATGCCCATACAGGGGGCGGTGCGCTACTAG
- a CDS encoding C40 family peptidase, translated as MAKHRRLSSSTARNLAAASAVVTGAALLAPAPAHAAQVQVPNTPVSVEIPGIEGVPGIATIPGIEAWIPSLAGQGNATSSDIASAIAAVKAIPGVANVPGFSEFIAEVEARYAQPEEAYTATAPMNVEAAAAPAPAPEVSPGQQIVDIARSKVGAPYVYGASGPDAFDCSGFTSWVYAQAGKSIPRTSQAQASSGMQVSRADIQPGDIVVYYGGASHVGIYAGNGTIIDALNSGIPVGERSIDMMPIHSIVRF; from the coding sequence GTGGCAAAGCATCGTCGCTTGAGCTCGTCTACCGCACGCAACCTCGCAGCAGCCTCCGCCGTCGTGACCGGCGCGGCGCTGCTCGCCCCCGCGCCCGCTCACGCGGCGCAGGTGCAGGTTCCCAACACCCCGGTCTCCGTCGAGATCCCTGGCATCGAGGGCGTTCCCGGCATCGCCACCATCCCCGGCATCGAGGCGTGGATCCCGTCCCTGGCGGGGCAGGGCAACGCCACCTCCAGCGATATTGCGTCCGCAATCGCCGCGGTCAAGGCCATCCCGGGCGTTGCCAACGTCCCCGGCTTCAGCGAGTTCATCGCTGAGGTCGAGGCACGCTACGCGCAGCCGGAGGAGGCCTACACCGCCACCGCGCCGATGAACGTCGAGGCTGCCGCCGCTCCCGCGCCGGCCCCCGAGGTCTCCCCGGGCCAGCAGATCGTCGATATCGCCCGCTCCAAGGTGGGCGCACCCTACGTCTACGGCGCGTCCGGCCCGGATGCGTTCGACTGCTCCGGTTTCACCTCCTGGGTCTACGCCCAGGCGGGCAAGTCCATTCCGCGCACCTCGCAGGCACAGGCGTCGTCCGGGATGCAGGTCTCCCGCGCCGATATCCAGCCGGGTGACATCGTCGTCTACTACGGCGGCGCCTCCCACGTGGGCATCTATGCCGGCAACGGCACGATTATCGACGCGCTGAATTCCGGCATCCCCGTCGGCGAGCGCTCGATCGACATGATGCCGATTCACTCCATCGTGCGCTTCTAG
- a CDS encoding cytochrome b translates to MSTKLAQVADNVDSRYTISGVLRPQLNKVFPTHWSFMLGEMALYSFIILLLTGIYLALFFDPSITKVIYDGAYLPLNGVEMSRAYATALDISFEVRGGLFVRQMHHWAALMFMMAMFAHMLRIFFTGAFRRPREANWIIGVTLILVGMAEGFLGYSLPDDLLSGVGLRIMSAIIVGIPIIGTWIHWAIFGGDFPSDLMLDRFYILHVLVLPGLILALVAAHLLLVWFQKHTQFPGPGRTENNVVGIRIMPVFAVKAIGFMFVVFAVLAGMAGLTTINAIWNLGPYNPSQVSAGSQPDIYMLWTDGAARVMPAWELYLGNYTIPGAFWVALMCGIMVVLLFTYPFIEQKLTGDTAHHNLLQRPRDVPVRTGVGVMAVTFFLLLTISGGNDHVAHFFQISLNAMTWVGRIGLIVLPPLAYFITYRICVGLQRSDREVLEHGIETGVIKKLPNGAFVEIHQPLGPVDEHGHPIPLEYHGARVPKQLNQLGFADSETVGTFAPADPEISERVREASARNHHEEIETLRALEETKGASDRDASLREGEQH, encoded by the coding sequence ATGAGCACTAAACTCGCACAGGTCGCAGACAACGTCGACTCGCGCTACACCATCTCCGGTGTCCTGCGGCCGCAGCTAAACAAGGTTTTCCCGACCCACTGGTCGTTCATGCTCGGTGAGATGGCGCTCTACAGCTTCATCATCTTGCTGCTGACCGGTATCTACCTCGCGCTGTTTTTCGATCCGTCGATTACCAAGGTGATCTACGACGGCGCCTACCTTCCGCTTAACGGCGTGGAGATGTCGCGTGCCTACGCCACCGCGCTCGATATCTCCTTCGAGGTGCGCGGCGGCCTGTTCGTCCGTCAGATGCACCACTGGGCGGCGCTGATGTTCATGATGGCGATGTTCGCCCACATGCTGCGCATCTTCTTCACCGGCGCGTTCCGCCGCCCCCGCGAGGCGAACTGGATCATCGGCGTCACCCTCATCCTGGTCGGCATGGCGGAGGGCTTCCTCGGCTACTCGCTGCCGGATGATCTGCTCTCCGGCGTGGGGCTGCGCATCATGTCCGCTATCATCGTCGGCATCCCGATCATCGGCACATGGATCCACTGGGCGATCTTCGGCGGCGACTTCCCGTCCGACCTGATGCTCGATCGCTTCTACATCCTCCACGTGCTTGTGCTGCCGGGCCTCATCCTCGCCCTCGTCGCGGCGCACCTCCTGCTCGTGTGGTTCCAAAAGCACACCCAGTTCCCGGGCCCGGGCCGCACGGAGAACAACGTCGTGGGCATCCGCATCATGCCGGTCTTTGCCGTCAAGGCGATTGGCTTCATGTTCGTCGTCTTCGCGGTTCTCGCGGGCATGGCGGGCCTGACCACCATCAACGCCATCTGGAACCTTGGGCCGTACAACCCGTCGCAGGTCTCCGCTGGTTCGCAGCCCGATATCTACATGCTGTGGACGGACGGCGCGGCCCGCGTCATGCCGGCCTGGGAGCTCTACCTGGGCAACTACACCATCCCCGGCGCGTTCTGGGTGGCCCTCATGTGCGGCATCATGGTCGTGCTGCTCTTTACCTACCCGTTCATCGAGCAGAAGCTCACCGGCGATACCGCCCACCACAACCTGCTGCAGCGCCCGCGCGACGTTCCGGTGCGCACGGGCGTGGGCGTGATGGCCGTGACCTTCTTCCTGCTGCTGACCATCTCCGGCGGTAACGACCACGTGGCGCACTTCTTCCAGATCTCGCTCAACGCGATGACCTGGGTTGGACGCATAGGCCTGATCGTGCTGCCGCCGCTGGCGTACTTCATCACCTACCGCATCTGCGTCGGCCTGCAGCGCTCGGACCGCGAGGTGCTCGAGCACGGTATCGAGACCGGCGTGATCAAGAAGCTGCCGAACGGCGCGTTTGTGGAGATCCACCAGCCGCTCGGCCCGGTCGACGAGCACGGCCACCCGATCCCGCTGGAGTACCACGGCGCGCGTGTGCCGAAGCAGCTCAACCAGCTCGGCTTCGCCGACTCCGAGACCGTGGGTACCTTCGCCCCGGCCGATCCCGAGATCTCCGAGCGGGTGCGCGAGGCCTCCGCGCGCAACCACCACGAGGAGATCGAGACGCTGCGCGCCCTGGAGGAGACCAAGGGTGCGAGCGACCGGGATGCCTCCCTGCGCGAGGGCGAGCAACACTAG